A portion of the Andreesenia angusta genome contains these proteins:
- a CDS encoding GlsB/YeaQ/YmgE family stress response membrane protein produces the protein MGVLSWIIVGGLAGWVASKFTGKDASMGLMANIVVGIIGGLLGGWIVSFIGGSGVTGFNLYSFAVATFGAVVLLTILKMIKK, from the coding sequence ATGGGCGTACTGAGCTGGATTATTGTAGGAGGGCTAGCCGGATGGGTGGCGAGTAAATTCACCGGAAAAGATGCCAGCATGGGTCTTATGGCCAATATCGTAGTTGGAATAATCGGAGGGCTTCTCGGCGGATGGATAGTTTCATTCATAGGCGGAAGCGGTGTAACAGGTTTCAACCTCTATAGCTTTGCAGTCGCAACTTTCGGAGCAGTTGTACTGCTTACAATTTTAAAGATGATAAAAAAGTAG
- a CDS encoding GGDEF domain-containing protein: MNILSGDVQSLAYVASMLALLSLFVSLYIKDVKELESISFTDNLTETYNRYRFLEIAQDELDRHIRCETPLSFVMIDIDNFKKVNDDYGHNAGDLALKELSKLISKNVRKSDIFARWGGEEFILMLPDSDSYSAYKISERLRLLVENYEFKQVGHLTVSIGLSELTECHNLTGTIAQVDKALYRSKLEGRNRVTVSPKTLCGECDTCTYS; the protein is encoded by the coding sequence TTGAATATTCTATCAGGAGATGTGCAGAGTCTGGCCTATGTAGCATCCATGCTTGCTCTTCTATCTCTCTTTGTTTCACTCTACATAAAAGACGTAAAAGAGCTGGAGTCTATTTCCTTTACAGACAATTTAACCGAAACATACAACAGATACAGGTTCCTTGAAATTGCGCAGGATGAACTCGACAGGCATATACGCTGCGAAACCCCTCTGAGCTTCGTGATGATAGACATAGACAACTTCAAAAAAGTCAACGACGACTACGGCCACAATGCCGGCGATCTGGCACTGAAGGAGCTCTCAAAGCTCATATCTAAAAACGTCAGAAAAAGCGACATATTTGCAAGATGGGGTGGCGAGGAGTTTATACTCATGCTTCCCGACTCAGATTCCTACTCCGCCTACAAGATCTCAGAGAGGCTGAGGCTTCTAGTTGAGAATTATGAATTCAAGCAGGTTGGCCATTTAACTGTGAGCATTGGACTTTCAGAGCTTACAGAGTGCCACAACTTGACCGGAACTATAGCCCAAGTAGACAAGGCTCTATATAGATCTAAGCTTGAAGGGAGAAACAGAGTCACAGTCTCCCCTAAGACGCTCTGCGGCGAATGCGATACTTGTACTTATAGCTAG
- the prxU gene encoding thioredoxin-dependent peroxiredoxin (Most members of this family contain a selenocysteine.): MPEEIKAGCTRPELKNKVAEKAAKAVVETVKEEQQMLKVGRPAPNFSAPAYYKGKFVNVNLEDYSGKWVLLCFYPGDFTFVUATEVSAVAEKNSEFQDLDVQVLSVSVDSPFVHKIWNDHELSKMIGSDMPFPMLSDQDGSIGKMYGIYDENAGVETRGRFIIDPDGVVQAFEVLTPPVGRNVSESIRQIQAFQHVRATGGAEVTPSGWKPGKKVLKPGPDLVGNVWKEWSVSEAFED, from the coding sequence ATGCCAGAGGAAATCAAAGCAGGCTGTACAAGGCCTGAACTCAAAAACAAAGTAGCCGAAAAAGCAGCTAAGGCTGTTGTTGAAACAGTAAAGGAGGAGCAGCAGATGTTAAAAGTAGGAAGACCGGCCCCAAATTTTAGCGCACCAGCGTACTACAAAGGAAAGTTTGTAAATGTGAATCTAGAAGACTACAGTGGGAAGTGGGTTCTTCTATGTTTCTATCCAGGAGACTTCACTTTTGTCTGAGCGACTGAAGTTTCAGCAGTTGCTGAAAAGAACTCGGAGTTCCAAGACCTAGATGTGCAAGTGCTCTCTGTAAGCGTCGACTCTCCATTTGTTCACAAAATTTGGAACGACCATGAGCTTTCAAAGATGATAGGAAGTGACATGCCTTTCCCAATGCTTTCAGACCAAGACGGAAGCATCGGAAAGATGTACGGAATATATGACGAAAATGCCGGCGTTGAGACAAGAGGGCGATTCATAATAGATCCAGACGGAGTTGTGCAGGCATTCGAGGTGCTCACTCCTCCAGTTGGAAGAAATGTGTCCGAGTCTATAAGGCAGATACAGGCGTTCCAGCACGTCAGAGCCACAGGCGGAGCTGAAGTTACTCCTTCAGGCTGGAAGCCAGGAAAGAAAGTCCTTAAGCCAGGCCCAGATCTAGTAGGGAACGTATGGAAAGAGTGGAGCGTAAGCGAAGCTTTTGAAGACTAA
- a CDS encoding DEAD/DEAH box helicase has protein sequence MNKFQDFNLKQFLVENLKSQGIDKPTPIQDMTIPIIMEGSDVLAEAQTGTGKTLAFLLPIFQNLDSESPHVQALIVTPTRELAIQITSEAKKLAANTDITILPVFGGQDINAQLKKLNGKVDIVVATPGRLLDHIRRETVDISHLSTLVLDEADQMLYIGFRNEVEMILKSTNKDKQTLCFSATLDSKVKKLAYKFMKDPLEMRAPSQNVTLDTIEQRIVRVSDRWKQEALFAELDSTNPFLAIIFCRTKRRVDKLEEAMSQKKYLCNKLHGGMTQSARQKVMKSFREARIQYLVATDVAARGLDISGVSHIYNFDVPEESETYIHRIGRTGRMGDDGVAITFVAPKDEAMVSEIEKKIGLKIPSSEYSRSTKDKK, from the coding sequence ATGAATAAATTCCAAGACTTTAATTTAAAGCAGTTTTTAGTAGAAAACTTGAAATCTCAAGGCATAGACAAGCCTACACCGATACAGGACATGACCATCCCCATAATAATGGAGGGCTCTGACGTTTTAGCCGAAGCGCAGACGGGAACCGGAAAGACGCTCGCCTTTCTGCTCCCTATTTTTCAAAACCTAGACTCTGAGTCTCCACATGTCCAGGCCCTTATAGTCACACCGACAAGGGAGCTTGCAATCCAAATAACCTCTGAAGCCAAGAAGCTGGCTGCAAATACAGACATAACTATTCTGCCGGTGTTTGGAGGCCAGGATATAAACGCACAGCTTAAAAAACTGAACGGAAAAGTGGACATAGTGGTGGCAACGCCTGGAAGGCTTCTAGACCATATCAGAAGAGAGACGGTCGACATAAGTCATTTGAGCACGCTTGTGCTAGACGAAGCTGACCAGATGCTCTATATAGGCTTCCGAAACGAAGTCGAGATGATACTCAAGAGCACGAACAAAGACAAGCAGACTCTCTGCTTCTCGGCGACACTTGACTCCAAGGTGAAGAAGCTGGCCTACAAGTTTATGAAAGACCCTCTAGAGATGAGAGCCCCTAGCCAGAATGTCACACTTGACACCATAGAACAGCGAATAGTGAGAGTCTCCGACAGATGGAAGCAGGAAGCCCTCTTCGCGGAACTCGACAGCACCAACCCATTTCTGGCCATAATCTTCTGCAGGACCAAGCGAAGGGTGGACAAGCTAGAGGAAGCCATGAGCCAGAAAAAATACCTCTGCAACAAGCTTCACGGCGGAATGACGCAAAGCGCCAGACAGAAAGTCATGAAGTCGTTCAGGGAAGCTAGGATACAGTACCTTGTGGCCACTGACGTAGCGGCTAGAGGTCTTGACATCTCTGGTGTTTCCCATATATACAATTTCGATGTTCCAGAGGAATCAGAGACTTATATCCACAGGATAGGACGTACAGGCAGAATGGGCGACGATGGGGTTGCCATAACTTTCGTAGCGCCTAAGGATGAAGCCATGGTATCTGAAATCGAAAAAAAGATAGGTTTGAAAATACCTAGCTCAGAGTACAGCCGCAGTACCAAAGACAAAAAATAA
- a CDS encoding carboxymuconolactone decarboxylase family protein, translating into MDAIEKNLTHFKEKHKGIYEAYQDFGRKLHEEGGPLDEKSRWLIKVAVSASGQHSLSLKTHIRKARKAGCSWEEIEHAILLVAPTSGFPTMMEALLALVEEEDEESK; encoded by the coding sequence ATGGACGCGATAGAGAAGAATTTGACTCATTTTAAGGAAAAACACAAGGGGATATACGAGGCGTATCAGGATTTCGGTCGCAAGCTACACGAAGAAGGTGGACCGCTTGATGAAAAGTCAAGATGGCTTATAAAAGTAGCGGTGTCAGCTTCCGGACAGCACAGCCTTTCGCTTAAGACGCATATCAGAAAAGCCAGAAAGGCCGGATGCAGTTGGGAAGAGATAGAGCACGCTATTCTGCTGGTAGCTCCTACTTCCGGGTTTCCCACAATGATGGAAGCCTTGTTGGCCCTGGTTGAGGAAGAGGACGAAGAGTCTAAATAG
- a CDS encoding site-2 protease family protein, with amino-acid sequence MKNSITIGKVKGIDIEINISWLVVFGLVTFTLAMSFFPANYPEWSSFARWSLAAIMAIALFGSVLLHELSHSVVSIGLGIDVKKITLFIFGGVAQIEREPDDPVKELKIAIAGPMMSLAIAITTLVASRLLSLVEAPEFVTVPITYIANVNLILAFFNMIPAFPLDGGRVLRAAIWKAKGDIEVATRIASAAGGVFGYLIIFLGIFLALTGNIVNGIWFVFIGWFINQASQSSYQNLIVNDIFGKIKVRKFMSENPVTVNSSISIKDMVEDYIYKYKYSSFPVKSRDRVIGIVNIERIKSTQRDSWEYTDVEAVTEKLNESLVVSPEDSVAEAMNKIFRNEIGRVLVMDGDTLVGIVSRTDILNHIRIYNQLH; translated from the coding sequence ATGAAAAATTCAATAACCATAGGAAAAGTAAAAGGTATAGATATAGAGATAAACATAAGCTGGCTGGTGGTATTTGGACTGGTGACTTTCACGCTGGCTATGAGCTTCTTTCCAGCAAACTACCCGGAGTGGTCGTCTTTTGCTAGATGGAGCTTGGCGGCAATAATGGCCATAGCGCTGTTTGGCTCTGTGCTGCTACACGAGCTCTCGCATTCTGTTGTATCCATAGGGCTGGGCATAGATGTGAAGAAGATAACATTGTTTATATTCGGAGGAGTTGCGCAGATAGAGAGAGAGCCTGATGACCCTGTAAAAGAACTCAAGATTGCTATAGCGGGTCCCATGATGAGCCTCGCTATAGCGATTACAACACTTGTCGCCTCTAGGCTGCTGTCACTTGTCGAGGCTCCGGAGTTTGTCACAGTTCCCATAACTTATATAGCCAATGTGAACTTGATACTGGCGTTCTTCAACATGATACCGGCATTTCCACTGGACGGCGGAAGGGTTCTGAGGGCCGCCATCTGGAAGGCCAAGGGCGATATTGAGGTAGCCACAAGGATAGCCTCAGCGGCAGGAGGAGTTTTTGGATATCTTATAATATTTCTAGGGATATTCCTGGCACTGACAGGGAATATAGTGAACGGAATCTGGTTCGTATTCATAGGCTGGTTTATAAACCAGGCATCACAGTCTAGCTATCAAAACCTGATTGTAAACGACATATTCGGAAAGATAAAGGTGAGGAAATTCATGAGCGAAAATCCCGTGACGGTGAACTCTTCCATAAGCATAAAAGACATGGTAGAAGACTACATCTACAAGTACAAGTACTCAAGCTTTCCGGTGAAGAGTAGAGACAGAGTCATAGGGATAGTCAATATAGAGCGAATAAAGAGCACTCAAAGAGATTCGTGGGAGTATACAGATGTGGAGGCTGTGACGGAAAAGCTAAACGAAAGCCTTGTAGTCTCTCCGGAAGACAGCGTAGCGGAGGCTATGAACAAGATTTTCAGGAACGAGATAGGCAGGGTCTTGGTTATGGACGGGGATACGCTGGTCGGAATAGTCTCTAGGACAGATATACTAAACCATATCAGGATATATAACCAGCTTCACTAG
- a CDS encoding nitroreductase family protein, producing MLMANFLRNRKSSREFRNKDLRENTLKDIKKSMESVLDEASDVNLGFVLYEDGDRIARELDGIGGYAGVMVKSPHYIGIEFKDSEDKTEIYGAYYTEKLLSLINDMGVDGCWLTMTHVDVEKRKEVLGESGGQIGYLLAIGYPPLRNPFELLSEKITGHEGGDTYLSAMGKPEVKKEASRFASTSGSRLGIEKIVFKDSVENPATVEDLDDMGLYDLFYYVRFAPSNRNLQPWRFLVEKNKVKLLMAHSEEAGYSLVDAGVIMYYFESMMKTGHYLGSKSTWELIDGEVEGSETKYRYIAEYNI from the coding sequence ATGTTGATGGCAAATTTTTTAAGAAACAGAAAATCATCTAGAGAGTTCAGGAATAAAGATCTAAGGGAAAACACCTTGAAAGATATAAAGAAGAGCATGGAAAGCGTACTTGATGAAGCTTCAGACGTAAACCTTGGATTTGTCCTGTATGAAGACGGGGACAGAATAGCTAGAGAGCTCGACGGCATAGGCGGATACGCAGGCGTCATGGTAAAGAGCCCTCACTATATAGGTATAGAGTTTAAGGATAGTGAAGACAAGACAGAGATATACGGGGCTTACTACACAGAAAAGCTGCTTTCACTTATAAACGACATGGGAGTTGATGGATGCTGGCTGACTATGACTCATGTAGATGTGGAGAAGAGAAAAGAGGTGCTTGGAGAAAGTGGAGGGCAGATAGGCTATCTGCTGGCCATAGGTTACCCGCCACTGAGAAATCCCTTTGAACTACTTTCAGAGAAGATAACAGGACATGAAGGGGGAGACACATATCTCTCGGCTATGGGCAAGCCTGAAGTCAAGAAAGAGGCATCTAGGTTCGCATCGACTTCGGGAAGTAGACTTGGAATAGAGAAGATAGTTTTCAAAGACAGTGTAGAGAACCCTGCTACAGTAGAAGATCTAGACGACATGGGACTATACGACCTGTTCTACTATGTCAGATTCGCTCCTTCCAACAGGAACTTGCAGCCGTGGAGATTCCTAGTTGAAAAGAACAAGGTCAAGCTGCTTATGGCGCACTCTGAAGAGGCGGGGTACTCGCTGGTAGACGCAGGTGTCATAATGTACTACTTCGAGTCCATGATGAAGACAGGCCACTACCTGGGGTCTAAAAGCACTTGGGAGCTGATAGACGGCGAGGTAGAGGGAAGCGAGACAAAGTACAGGTATATAGCTGAGTACAATATATAG
- a CDS encoding sensor domain-containing diguanylate cyclase gives MLNYNLRKKFIVLFAGLLVVVAISNYYLFLGYSNQKYTYISNQNNQLESQINALLLSREQFSNYVFKSLIDNDYIKELMSEAYSSDEATRDRLRKELYGYLQKDYVFSTEYDFRQLHFHFPDTTSFLRMHEPEKYGDNLGEVRESIRIVNEEKRYVKGFEEGKIYNGYRFIYPLSYNGQHVGSVEVSISFDALASVLSELYDRDYFFAVKKDVVTNTLFKEELENYTESFFSEDYLFDLGLLESESKVLALKTVEMIMDESGDISYELEQGEKFGVLSEYGGQDYILNFLPIENISGKVVAYFISLSGDTDLFHIKTEYIQRTVHINVIILLLFFVFVMHIRNISQLETISYVDNLTKIYNRHKFLELAESELSRSIRYGSDLSFILFDLDHFKKVNDTYGHNEGDLVLRKVAKIVSANLRKTDIFARWGGEEFIVLLPETSLENAYTTAEKIRQAVECQQFGKVKKLTISLGVSTVYNCKNLLASIDLADKALYESKQNGRNRTTVASPGKCLECSECSKDEGSES, from the coding sequence ATGTTGAATTACAACCTCAGAAAAAAATTCATAGTCCTTTTTGCAGGACTTTTAGTTGTAGTGGCTATATCTAATTACTACCTCTTTCTAGGCTACAGCAATCAAAAATATACCTATATATCAAATCAAAACAATCAGCTCGAGTCTCAAATAAATGCGCTGCTGCTCAGCCGGGAGCAATTCTCTAACTATGTCTTTAAATCGCTTATAGACAATGATTACATAAAAGAGCTTATGTCTGAAGCCTACAGCTCAGACGAAGCCACAAGAGATCGACTCAGAAAAGAGCTCTACGGCTACTTGCAGAAAGACTATGTCTTTTCTACAGAGTACGATTTCAGACAGCTTCACTTCCACTTCCCAGATACTACCAGCTTCCTTAGAATGCATGAGCCTGAAAAATACGGCGACAACCTTGGTGAAGTCCGAGAGTCCATAAGGATTGTAAACGAAGAGAAGAGATATGTAAAAGGATTCGAGGAGGGCAAGATATACAACGGGTATAGGTTTATCTATCCACTTTCCTACAATGGGCAGCATGTGGGCAGTGTGGAGGTATCTATCTCCTTCGACGCTCTTGCCTCTGTGCTTTCGGAACTCTACGACAGAGACTATTTCTTTGCCGTAAAAAAAGATGTAGTCACAAATACCCTTTTCAAGGAAGAACTTGAGAACTACACTGAGAGCTTCTTCTCGGAAGACTACCTCTTCGACTTAGGCTTGCTTGAGTCAGAGTCCAAAGTTCTGGCACTTAAGACCGTCGAAATGATAATGGATGAGAGTGGTGATATTTCCTACGAGCTGGAGCAGGGAGAGAAATTTGGGGTGCTTTCAGAATACGGCGGACAAGACTATATACTGAACTTTCTGCCTATTGAAAACATCTCTGGGAAAGTTGTGGCATACTTTATATCTCTCAGCGGCGATACCGACCTGTTCCACATAAAGACGGAGTATATACAGCGAACTGTGCATATAAACGTCATAATACTGCTTCTATTCTTTGTCTTCGTAATGCACATAAGAAATATCTCACAGCTTGAGACAATTTCCTATGTAGACAATTTGACCAAGATATACAACAGGCATAAATTCCTAGAGCTCGCTGAGAGCGAACTGAGCCGTTCCATAAGATATGGCTCCGACTTAAGCTTTATACTCTTCGACCTTGACCACTTCAAGAAAGTAAACGACACATATGGCCATAACGAGGGAGACTTGGTCCTTAGAAAAGTTGCGAAGATAGTATCCGCTAACCTGAGAAAAACAGATATCTTCGCCCGTTGGGGCGGTGAAGAGTTCATAGTGCTGCTTCCGGAGACCAGCCTGGAGAATGCGTATACAACAGCTGAAAAGATCAGGCAAGCTGTAGAGTGTCAGCAGTTTGGAAAAGTCAAAAAACTCACCATAAGCCTGGGAGTTTCCACTGTTTACAACTGCAAAAATCTCCTAGCCTCCATAGATTTAGCCGACAAAGCTCTCTATGAGTCTAAGCAGAACGGCCGAAACAGAACCACTGTTGCAAGTCCTGGAAAATGTCTTGAATGTTCTGAATGCTCTAAAGATGAAGGTTCTGAATCTTAA
- a CDS encoding pyridoxamine 5'-phosphate oxidase family protein encodes MRRADREMDREFAYYVVDKSEFGVIATVGIDGLPYAVPVSVARDGDVLYIHGACEGRKIGNIRESSNVSIAFVEDVEVPPPIEESEFEIAKDAKVSLGKLVSKKFTTEFESAVVFGKAYEVEDEKTKIHGLRLISEKYTPENMPYFDSAIEVSLERTCVVRVEIERITGKRKKYDSAGEEMKWGRLE; translated from the coding sequence ATGAGAAGAGCAGACAGAGAGATGGACAGGGAATTTGCATACTATGTAGTGGACAAGTCCGAGTTTGGAGTCATAGCTACAGTTGGTATAGACGGCCTTCCGTATGCTGTACCTGTTTCGGTAGCTAGAGACGGAGATGTGCTTTATATACATGGGGCCTGTGAAGGCAGAAAGATAGGCAATATAAGGGAAAGTTCCAATGTGAGCATAGCCTTTGTGGAAGATGTAGAAGTACCTCCACCTATAGAAGAGTCCGAATTTGAAATAGCCAAAGATGCTAAAGTTAGTTTGGGCAAGCTAGTCAGCAAGAAGTTCACAACGGAGTTTGAGTCAGCCGTGGTGTTTGGAAAAGCATATGAGGTAGAAGACGAGAAAACCAAGATACACGGGCTAAGGCTTATATCGGAAAAGTATACCCCTGAGAATATGCCATATTTTGACTCGGCGATAGAGGTGAGCCTTGAGAGGACATGTGTTGTCAGAGTAGAGATAGAGAGAATAACGGGGAAGAGAAAAAAATACGACAGTGCAGGAGAAGAGATGAAGTGGGGGAGACTGGAATAA
- a CDS encoding zinc ribbon domain-containing protein gives MKSRNETVIFEVELRDVGSLLLDVLGIEPNRGSAFYEAGLAGIEPIEDLREKYRELLEDEDFIKAIRIASEPDVYAINRIGGGCMDLNEVRLHGKASEGKCLAATARAADGTYQIQLYKDYKEYLDWWTDSFAGKSEEAVDGYIPRRLSMEQLLFVLHVIDSFRIVSYKNLLNHIYVEKAYISYSEFAETMADSVRSRDIRWLLPTFMAVLPGFEKYSLKMAPEDAAFLVEQGIMENAKLSKDDEPVMVFGESGHRLGVEFFRFWMLSSGFEIRKLGAEGFETKERFFVAPTAVANHFMDIKGKATVECSSYTREQLVSKLEKLFGDSFKVEDVIRAHDTLKMPRSETEMIYCRACGKQISSSSKFCKYCGAKLR, from the coding sequence ATGAAGAGTCGCAACGAGACTGTAATTTTTGAAGTAGAGTTAAGAGATGTCGGAAGCCTCTTGCTTGATGTATTGGGAATAGAGCCTAACAGGGGTTCGGCTTTCTACGAGGCTGGACTTGCAGGCATAGAGCCAATTGAAGACTTGAGGGAAAAATACAGAGAGCTTCTAGAGGACGAAGATTTTATAAAGGCAATTCGAATAGCATCCGAGCCAGATGTGTACGCCATAAACAGAATAGGTGGAGGGTGTATGGATTTAAACGAGGTGAGGCTCCATGGAAAGGCTAGCGAGGGGAAGTGCCTCGCTGCCACTGCCAGAGCAGCTGATGGAACGTATCAAATTCAGCTCTATAAAGACTACAAAGAGTATTTGGATTGGTGGACAGATAGCTTTGCCGGAAAGAGCGAAGAGGCTGTAGATGGCTATATACCTAGAAGACTCAGCATGGAGCAGCTTTTGTTTGTACTTCATGTCATCGACTCTTTCAGAATTGTCTCCTACAAGAATCTCTTGAATCACATATATGTGGAAAAGGCATATATATCATACAGTGAATTTGCAGAGACAATGGCCGACTCGGTTAGGAGCAGAGATATTCGTTGGCTGCTGCCCACTTTTATGGCTGTACTACCTGGGTTCGAGAAGTACAGCCTCAAAATGGCCCCAGAAGATGCCGCTTTTTTAGTAGAGCAGGGCATTATGGAAAATGCGAAGCTTTCAAAAGACGATGAGCCGGTTATGGTGTTCGGAGAAAGTGGACATAGATTAGGGGTGGAGTTTTTCCGTTTCTGGATGCTGTCGTCAGGTTTTGAAATCAGAAAGTTAGGAGCTGAAGGGTTTGAGACAAAGGAGAGGTTTTTTGTAGCACCTACAGCTGTGGCAAACCATTTTATGGACATAAAGGGAAAGGCTACAGTTGAATGCAGTTCCTACACGAGAGAGCAGCTTGTTTCAAAGCTTGAAAAGCTATTTGGCGATTCGTTTAAAGTAGAAGATGTTATCAGAGCTCATGACACCTTGAAAATGCCTAGATCAGAAACAGAGATGATCTACTGTAGAGCCT
- a CDS encoding class I SAM-dependent methyltransferase, whose amino-acid sequence MAHKFNPEKKEKLDNSWRREVLPPKETLLEMGLKSGDIMADIGCGIGYFTTEAAKIVGESGRVYGLDILDEMLRETEEKAKRESISNIETLKTEEYDLKLDDESVTYAFTVNVVHEVEDKELFLREISRVLKAGGKLAVIDFEKREMDMGPPLGHRISIEEMEACLEAVGFKVVKKYSFSDVFYGLLSEK is encoded by the coding sequence ATGGCACATAAATTCAATCCAGAAAAAAAGGAAAAGCTGGACAACAGCTGGAGGAGAGAGGTACTCCCACCGAAAGAGACGCTTCTAGAGATGGGGTTAAAATCAGGAGATATAATGGCGGACATAGGCTGTGGCATAGGCTACTTCACTACAGAAGCGGCCAAAATAGTCGGGGAGAGCGGGAGAGTATACGGGCTGGACATACTGGACGAAATGCTCAGAGAGACAGAGGAAAAGGCAAAAAGGGAGAGCATATCCAATATAGAGACTTTAAAGACAGAGGAGTACGACTTAAAGCTAGATGACGAGTCGGTAACTTACGCCTTCACTGTAAACGTGGTACACGAGGTGGAGGACAAAGAGTTGTTTCTAAGAGAAATCTCTAGAGTTTTAAAAGCAGGAGGAAAGCTTGCCGTGATAGACTTTGAAAAGCGGGAGATGGATATGGGGCCACCGCTAGGGCATAGGATATCAATAGAGGAGATGGAGGCTTGTCTTGAAGCTGTTGGATTCAAGGTTGTGAAAAAATACAGTTTTTCAGATGTGTTTTACGGTTTGCTGTCCGAAAAATAG
- a CDS encoding stalk domain-containing protein, which yields MKSELFFSIKSTRKYALVLLVFSLLAFQFGCERNEGRDKISVVINEERLVSDVDPVVVNERTMLPMRAVLEGIGAKVEWDNETQTAIAVKGETEARLREGSEYATVNGEEIWLDAPVVSISGRMFVPVRFVAETFGMEVSWDNESRIVTIEDKNYEMVKSGRVNVGNDSFYIGQSEDELVSRMGSPDRKDRSEKGFLWYIYSSDYSRYVQIGVEEGKVVAIYTNSNDLEYDGRVRFGMMSPNVEAEFPDGRSFFDGKYDIYVEDQVLTLFVDVHESNTVTSLLLMDKDVYSRNDSKYSLDIKKANEKQLLDLSNGVRSRYGLNYFVWSEEMSEVAVGHSEDMSERNYFSHENPDGESPFDRIENSGILYMSAAENIAAGYPNAIYAHEAWMNSGSHREAILSEIERFGAGIAQNNEGYIYFTENFYTPR from the coding sequence ATGAAATCAGAACTGTTTTTTTCAATTAAAAGCACTAGGAAGTATGCGCTGGTGTTGCTGGTATTTTCACTACTGGCTTTCCAGTTTGGCTGCGAAAGGAATGAAGGAAGAGACAAGATAAGCGTTGTGATCAACGAAGAGAGGCTTGTATCCGATGTGGACCCTGTAGTGGTAAATGAAAGGACCATGCTCCCGATGAGGGCAGTACTGGAAGGCATCGGCGCCAAAGTGGAGTGGGACAACGAGACTCAGACTGCTATTGCTGTAAAAGGCGAGACAGAGGCGAGGCTAAGAGAAGGCAGCGAGTACGCCACTGTCAACGGAGAGGAAATCTGGCTTGACGCTCCCGTAGTTTCAATCTCGGGCAGGATGTTCGTGCCTGTCAGGTTTGTAGCAGAGACGTTCGGCATGGAAGTTTCATGGGACAACGAGAGCAGAATAGTCACAATAGAAGACAAGAACTACGAGATGGTAAAGAGCGGAAGAGTTAACGTGGGGAACGACTCTTTCTATATAGGCCAGAGCGAGGACGAGCTTGTGAGTAGAATGGGCAGTCCAGACAGGAAGGATAGAAGCGAGAAGGGGTTCCTATGGTATATATACAGCTCAGACTACAGCAGATATGTCCAGATAGGAGTGGAAGAGGGAAAGGTAGTGGCTATATACACCAACTCTAATGACCTGGAGTACGACGGCAGAGTGCGCTTTGGCATGATGAGCCCAAATGTAGAGGCGGAATTCCCGGATGGAAGAAGCTTTTTCGACGGCAAGTACGACATATATGTAGAAGACCAGGTGCTCACCCTGTTTGTAGACGTGCACGAGTCCAACACTGTGACATCGCTGCTGCTTATGGACAAAGATGTGTACTCAAGGAACGACTCCAAGTACAGCTTGGACATAAAAAAGGCGAATGAAAAACAGCTTCTAGATCTTTCAAACGGAGTGCGAAGCCGATACGGCCTCAACTACTTCGTCTGGAGTGAAGAGATGTCAGAGGTAGCTGTAGGTCATAGCGAGGACATGTCGGAGAGAAACTACTTTTCGCACGAAAACCCTGACGGCGAATCTCCTTTTGACAGAATAGAGAACAGCGGAATCCTCTACATGAGTGCAGCAGAGAACATAGCAGCAGGCTACCCAAATGCGATATATGCACATGAAGCGTGGATGAATTCAGGGTCTCACAGGGAAGCAATACTTTCGGAAATAGAGCGTTTTGGGGCTGGAATAGCCCAGAACAACGAAGGGTATATATACTTCACGGAGAATTTCTACACACCTAGATAG